In one window of Verrucomicrobiales bacterium DNA:
- a CDS encoding Gfo/Idh/MocA family oxidoreductase, which yields MKRRQFVKLAAGAIVAPTFIPSSALGQGKTISPGERVNVGLVGAGGQGTGVMNSMMKRSGFQIVAVCDVSASRNSVKANVEKYYAEKKDSGVYKGCDAYRDFRELCARRDIDAVIVGTPDHWHALAVMEALRNGKDVYCEKPITHLFGEGQAIYKEVAKRKAIFQTGSQQRSDRNFRIAVEAVQNGLLGKIQHVEIGLPTGNKTDKEGRVGLPIPADLDYDLWCGPSRYLPFHPDRLHWNWRWCLDYGGGQLMDWIGHHNDIAHWGLGMDKSGPTKVEAVGFTYPEKGMWDNPINYEVKCEFEGGITSSLSNKNRMGTKWVGQNGWIFVDRGKIEASNEEWIRPDFNRGPIKAYVSGDHHANFLEGVRSRKECIAPAETAHRSITPGHLGYVSAALGRALKWDPKSEQVIDDPTADKLLKAVNYRGEWKLG from the coding sequence ATGAAGCGAAGGCAATTTGTCAAACTAGCGGCGGGGGCCATTGTGGCTCCCACGTTCATTCCCTCCTCAGCCCTCGGACAAGGCAAGACCATCTCACCCGGTGAACGTGTCAATGTTGGACTCGTTGGAGCGGGAGGCCAAGGAACTGGGGTGATGAACAGCATGATGAAACGGAGCGGCTTCCAAATCGTGGCCGTCTGTGACGTGTCTGCGAGCCGTAATTCCGTTAAGGCCAATGTAGAGAAATACTACGCTGAAAAGAAGGACAGCGGTGTTTACAAAGGCTGCGACGCTTATCGCGATTTTCGGGAACTGTGCGCGCGTCGTGACATTGATGCAGTTATCGTGGGCACGCCAGATCATTGGCATGCCTTGGCTGTGATGGAAGCGCTGCGCAACGGCAAGGATGTCTATTGCGAGAAACCTATCACTCATCTCTTCGGCGAAGGCCAGGCTATCTACAAGGAGGTCGCCAAGCGGAAGGCGATCTTCCAGACGGGTTCGCAACAGCGGTCCGACCGAAATTTTCGCATTGCCGTGGAAGCGGTTCAAAATGGGCTTTTGGGCAAGATTCAGCATGTCGAGATCGGTCTGCCCACTGGCAATAAAACGGACAAGGAAGGCAGGGTCGGCCTCCCGATTCCCGCCGACCTCGACTACGATCTCTGGTGCGGCCCCAGTCGCTATCTGCCCTTTCATCCGGACCGCCTGCATTGGAATTGGAGATGGTGCTTGGACTACGGCGGCGGACAGCTCATGGACTGGATCGGCCATCATAACGACATCGCTCATTGGGGCCTCGGAATGGACAAGAGCGGACCGACCAAAGTCGAGGCTGTCGGATTTACCTATCCCGAGAAGGGAATGTGGGACAATCCCATCAACTACGAGGTCAAGTGCGAGTTCGAAGGGGGCATCACTTCTTCCCTTTCCAACAAAAACCGGATGGGCACCAAGTGGGTTGGGCAAAACGGTTGGATTTTCGTGGATCGCGGCAAGATTGAAGCCTCCAATGAGGAATGGATTCGTCCCGATTTCAACCGGGGCCCCATCAAGGCCTATGTCTCCGGAGATCATCATGCGAACTTCCTCGAGGGGGTTCGATCCCGCAAGGAATGCATCGCGCCCGCCGAGACCGCCCATCGTTCGATCACGCCGGGCCATCTCGGATACGTTTCCGCCGCCCTGGGTCGAGCCTTGAAGTGGGATCCGAAAAGCGAACAGGTTATCGATGATCCGACCGCCGACAAACTGCTCAAAGCAGTCAACTATCGCGGTGAGTGGAAGTTGGGCTGA